A region from the Pelobates fuscus isolate aPelFus1 chromosome 3, aPelFus1.pri, whole genome shotgun sequence genome encodes:
- the PPFIBP1 gene encoding liprin-beta-1 — translation MLLFFALIKPKKLVFSNFGTLRKKKQEECEEYVCPMELGQSSANSIIKPFRTGLDLRVLDDEDLDRLEQMEDSEGTVRQIGAFSEGINNLTHMLKEDDMFKDYSARSPCASITDDDSNV, via the exons atgttattattttttgccttAATTAAGCCAAAGAAGTTGGTGTTCAGTAATTTTGGGACGCTAAGGAAGAAGAAACAGGAGGAGTGCGAGGAATACGTGTGCCCGATGGAGTTAGGCCAATCCTCGGCAAACAGCATCATTAAACCGTTCCGAACCGGGCTCGACCTCAGGGTTTTAGACGATGAAGATTTGGACAGACTGGAACAG aTGGAAGATTCTGAAGGAACAGTCCGGCAGATTGGAGCGTTTTCTGAAGGGATTAACAACCTGACA CACATGCTAAAAGAAGACGACATGTTTAAGGATTATTCTGCGCGCTCGCCTTGTGCCAGTATTACAGATGACGATTCCAATGTGTGA
- the REP15 gene encoding rab15 effector protein produces the protein MGQNPSAPDVIIQHDKADIICEIFSQGVVHAAQKLKEYLGFEDPFGNLRPTVDTLIEIFLVNFINFCVEKGVEERIATSKMTKQQSLLLGVDWIWTIFGSDKLVKLQIAVQALEMSDFVMHGRRTHSMTSCTHCKEVQLTDTSYKDKSPSEKLEEFCGLVGTDCMGLFIVFGLPGKPKDIRGVLLDSVMKEKRKASGEQDLEQFILSTDTFLPTREMLETCMSRKNGYKNIGKVYINFL, from the coding sequence ATGGGTCAAAATCCTTCGGCTCCGGACGTGATTATCCAGCATGACAAGGCTGATATTATATGTGAGATCTTTAGCCAAGGAGTGGTTCATGCAGCCCAGAAACTCAAGGAATATCTGGGATTTGAAGACCCTTTTGGCAACCTTCGTCCAACTGTGGATACTTTGATAGAAATCTTCCTAGTGAACTTTATAAACTTCTGTGTTGAAAAAGGCGTAGAGGAAAGGATCGCCACCAGTAAAATGACAAAGCAGCAGTCACTCTTGCTTGGCGTCGATTGGATCTGGACCATCTTTGGTTCTGATAAGCTTGTGAAGCTCCAGATAGCCGTCCAGGCCCTGGAAATGTCGGACTTCGTTATGCATGGGAGAAGGACGCACAGTATGACCAGCTGCACCCATTGTAAAGAAGTACAGCTGACTGACACATCGTACAAGGACAAGAGTCCGTCCGAGAAGCTGGAAGAGTTCTGCGGGCTGGTGGGGACAGACTGCATGGGGTTATTCATAGTGTTTGGTTTGCCAGGGAAGCCCAAGGACATTCGAGGAGTACTTCTGGACAGTGTGATGAAGGAGAAAAGGAAAGCCTCTGGGGAACAAGACTTGGAACAATTCATTCTGAGCACAGACACCTTCCTGCCGACTCGGGAGATGTTAGAGACTTGTATGTCAAGGAAGAATGGCTACAAAAACATCGGGAAAGTGTATATCAACTTCTTGTGA